One segment of Panicum virgatum strain AP13 chromosome 3K, P.virgatum_v5, whole genome shotgun sequence DNA contains the following:
- the LOC120701091 gene encoding wall-associated receptor kinase 2-like — translation MLLPLLIAALVSPWLPAAAAAAECHQQPPQQCGGVDIPFPFGIGHGYLETPGSKAQPFNVTCSHRADDDGAPRPKPTPVVDGMEVLRIDVLRGRIYTKSMVSSWCYNATTGSMDDPTTWWYESATTFRFSEDNRLTVVGCNAFGIIWSRDGGADDKYLVGCNATCSRGVRSLADGSCSNLGGCCQAPIPPGSSFEASFFPYDSNSSAGIPAGLGPASPCVYAMVVDKEAFEFRVAYITTDELSRAGGSWEVPMVLEWAVGDQTCEAAKKNRTAYACRSDISKCSNAKNGRPGYTCSCPEGYEGNPYLPDGCKGT, via the coding sequence ATGCTGCTTCCATTGCTCATCGCCGCACTCGTCTCGCCGTGGCTGCCGGCGGCAGCCGCTGCGGCAGAGTGCCACCAGCAGCCGCCGCAGCAGTGCGGCGGGGTGGACATCCCGTTCCCCTTCGGCATCGGACACGGCTACCTCGAGACGCCGGGCAGCAAGGCACAGCCCTTCAACGTCACCTGCAGCCAccgcgccgacgacgacggcgcgccGCGGCCCAAGCCGACCCCCGTCGTCGACGGCATGGAGGTGCTCCGCATCGACGTGCTCCGGGGGAGGATCTACACCAAGAGCATGGTCAGCTCGTGGTGCTACAACGCCACGACCGGCTCCATGGACGACCCGACCACCTGGTGGTACGAGTCCGCGACGACGTTCCGCTTCTCCGAAGACAACAGGCTCACCGTCGTCGGCTGCAACGCCTTCGGGATCATCTGGTcccgggacggcggcgccgacgacaAGTACCTGGTGGGCTGCAACGCCACCTGCTCGCGCGGCGTGCGGTCGCTGGCCGACGGCTCCTGCAGCAACTTGGGCGGCTGCTGCCAGGCGCCGATCCCGCCGGGATCGTCCTTCGAAGCGTCCTTCTTCCCCTACGACAGCAACAGCAGCGCCGGCATCCCAGCAGGGCTCGGCCCGGCGAGCCCCTGCGTCTACGCCATGGTGGTCGACAAGGAGGCATTCGAGTTCCGGGTGGCGTACATCACCACCGATGAGCTCTCGAGGGCCGGCGGCTCCTGGGAGGTGCCCATGGTGCTGGAGTGGGCGGTGGGCGACCAGACGTGCGAGGCGGCGAAGAAGAACAGGACGGCCTACGCCTGCCGCAGCGACATCAGCAAGTGCTCCAACGCCAAGAACGGCCGCCCTGGGTATACATGCAGCTGCCCCGAAGGTTATGAGGGAAACCCTTACCTTCCTGATGGCTGCAAAGGTACGTAA